Part of the Serinus canaria isolate serCan28SL12 chromosome 1, serCan2020, whole genome shotgun sequence genome is shown below.
CTCCCAAACAAAAGTGAAAGGACAAGGATAAGATAAaggcagaaattaatttatttatacatCATTATTCCAGACATTCAATAATACTCCTTTGGAAAAAGCTTTATTGCCCTAAAGCAGAGGAAGTTAGGATAATTTGAGAATGTTTTTTCCATTCACTACTTGTCATACAACTGCTTTAACAGGGGTGCTGTCCTTAAGAGTTGTGCGTCACGTCAGCGGatattgttttcttcttaatttcAAGACCTTTTAAAACTACAATGGGCCAATGGATGAGTTTTTCaaagtgctgctgtggtggcagTTGTGTCCTGCTGCTGACTGGTGTTCAGAATGACTTTGTGAAAGTAGGATTCTTTGAAATTTAACAAAATCTTTTCATTAATACCAAGTTAAATTAAGATGTGGGAGATGTCTTTTCCCTCAACAGATGACCCTGGCTGTTAGTTCCCAGACACAGGCCTGAGCTTAGACACCTTGAACCATCATTCCTCTACTCCCATTCTTCATCCACTAGATATGTTGCCATGTGCCAAATCCTACAACACATCTGCCCCCAGCTTCTGAAAGAGCCTTGagtctcttttccctccttatAACTGGTTTGACACTGGTGTGTTGGGAAGAATTTGTTTCAGAACACATCCAGCCAGCTCTCTCCAGACAGAAAAGATCAAGAAAAtcctctgtgccaggctcctTGTCCTCTGCAATGCCCCTCTCTCAAAAAGGCATGGAaaatcctgcagctgggaatcAATCAGCTTTGTATCAGCATTCACTAGAGTGTAAGCAGGACAAGCACGTGCAAAGGTCTCCATTGGTCCGTGATATGTTTGATACCACACCCtaaatttaaacatttctgattttatttgccAGTTAATTTTAGCACATTTTTTACCATTGCCCCAATGCCATCAAAGATATGGTGTAATGCTGTTTCACACATAAATGCTGGCGTGGTCACCACCTTATTTTTTGTATCCACGTGAGCTTCGTAAAAAGGAGTTAAGGAAGACACAGCACTTGCAAATGCTGCCTGCAAAATGAACCAGCACTGAGAAAACCTCACAGTTCCACTATCCTATAAAACTTCCTCCAAATATGGTATACCATCCAGCTGTAAAGACAGCTGCAACCTATAATCCAAGCTATGACAAGGTATTTTTTGCCAGAAGTACAAATGCTGCATGAGAGATCTGTGGAAACACCCAGAAACACCAGAAAACCTACAAAATTCACTGATGATAGTAAAATGTCTCTGAGTACAGTCTGCAGCATAAGACTccaggaaaagaataaaaatctcaAAGAGGACTGACCAGCTGTATATAACCCACACCAGTTTTATGTGCAAATTCATTCAGCCCTTGGTGTGTTACTGGGTGCCCAAGGGAGCTGACTGAGAACAACTAACTCCCAGTGTGTAGTTACACAGCACTAGTTACACAGCAATAGCTCTGTGTACAGAGGAGTTTCTAATGCTCCACAGCACCACTGCTATCTGCTACCCGCTGCATGTTCCCATCAAAATCTATGTGGAAAAGCACAGATTTTAATGACACATTTCTAAATTGTCTCCCAACATGGAAATTACCAGGAAAGGATATGGTTACATCTTTCACACAGTGTTTTGCTCCCAGCTCTTTGATGGCTCCTGCAGTCCCAGCATAGGGCCACTTGcccccttcctcttcttcgTGGCCCACAGTTACCTCAGCACCAGAGAGCACctttgctgccagcactggggaaatgcagcacaggctgcaacAGAAGGAACTGTAAGAGCAATTCTACAACACCACTATTCCAGAACTTCCTCACAACTGACATGATTCAAATGAACACAGCCTTGAAAATCTGAGATACATCACAAGGCAACTTCCTCTCAGCATTTCCCCAGCTTCTCCTTTGACAAACACCAACATACACAAatctagaaaaacaaatataaaacataGGCTGCAAATGATACAAAACAGAAGATCCTTTCTCCAGTTCTAACAACAACAGCTGCACATTTCAACAAGACACAGGTTGTCTCCATGCTCACACTTTCAAACAAATGCCATCCAACTCACATACGTACCCAATAGGTTTGCCTGCTTTGTGGAAGTCTTTCAGGACTCGCTCAACTTCTCTGTTCACCTTGCAATCCTTCCCATCAACAGCAAAGGTAGATCTGTCACAACAAGAAACTTACACAAAGCTCAGTATAAACCTACAAACAGAGGTATTTACCTGTCTGCTGTGAAACTGGCTCCAAAGGGCCATACCAAACTTAACAGCTACTAAAAAACTGGTTAAAAACCCTCTGTAGATGATCATCAATGCTTTAACCAAAATGTCTCTTTTCTAAGGCTTTGGTCTGCCAGAAAGTCCCTTACTTAATAAAAACATCTTAATAAGAGAATCATCAAATCAGCTTTCTAGGATTACCAGAAGTTGAACAGCAAtcttttcaaagaagaaaaatatgtaagaaGAAATGGGAAGTAACATTCACGTTTCTCCAAGCCAGCAAAAAAGCATCTCAATAGCAAGAAAATCAGTATTCCACATGGCTAactctttctgtttccttttttttcctgagtcaGTTGTTTTATAATTATAAAGCAACAAGGGATTTTTTGGTaggcagagaggaagaaacagaaTAATTACACTACAAGCGCCTGAAACCATTTAAGTTTTACCTTCACCTCCCTCAGACCCAAAAATAAACACCACtagggggaggaaaaaggacTTTTTATGGAATATATGAAGTCTTGACTTCTTATCAACATTGaaagagaatttaaaacaaGACAATGACAAGACTTTGAAAGGAGTTATCCTTATTAATTAGGAGTTACATATGTAGTAAATAAGGCCATTTATGGATTTTATTGTGTGAATCTTAGTTCATAGAATGACAGAATGGTttgtgctggaagggaccttaaagatcatctcattccaatcTCTCTGCTATAAGCAGGGAAAACTCCCTCTTGGCCAGGTTGttccaagctccatccaactGGCTCTGAACATTGCCAGGCATGGGGCATCCACAGattctctggacaacctgttccagtgcctcactatcctcacagcaggcagctgctgcttagTATCTCATCTACACctactttctttcagtttgaagccattgccTCTTGTACCATTACACCAgacccttgtaaaaagtctctttccatcttttctgCATGTTTCCTTCAAGTACTGAAAGGCTGTAATTAgatcaccccaaagccttctctctGCCAGCTTGATTATGCATAGTTAATTATGAATATTTAGTTGAGGAATCTGACGTTTAGTTGGCACTCACAAGTTTTTGGCAGCTCCGAATCCACCAGGGAATATCACAGCATCGTGCTCTGCTGTAGTGAGCTTAGCCAGGCTTGAGATTTTACCACGAGCAATTCTGGCAGATTCCACTAAAACATTCCTTGAAgaaccagaaataaaacaatgtgATTAATTAAGCATTTGCACACAGAACAGAGTAAATAAAGTAttgcagaggaagaggagggtgaggaagggaggaagcaaGAACATTGGTATTTAGTAAGTGAAGCTATTGATGGTTCTGAAatgctcctgctgggaaacaCAGGCACTGACAGACTGTATATAATCAAGTCCACAACACTCATGTAATATCTTCTCTCCAAGAAAACCACCACAGCTGGCATAAAGCTACTGAAGGCATTCAGCCAAGTGCTACAAGAGCCATTACAGGCTGCTACATCTGAAGAAAGCCTAACACATCACAGACTTACCTTGACTCAGCTTCAGCTGGCTGCCCTTTACTGTGGTCAATGACATGCATCTGAGGGACATCTGGAGCATACATCTGAACCTCAGCTCCCCCACGGCTCAGGTGAACCAGGACACTGCAAACGCAGAGATACAACATGCAGAAAACTTTAAGGGAGAGGCTTCATCTGACCCCTAAACCTGCTACAAATATTCCACCAACTGACTTtgaaagatgaggaaaaacaCACATCCTAACAAAGCAGGcaaccaagaaaaacaaaagcttccTTTCTCCAAGTCCCCAGGAGTTATGGAAGAATCTCAAAATTAACATAGTCATTAACATTTAATCTAGGTCTAGGTGACACATCTCTTATTAGTTCACAGTAAGAGTTAATTCCACTTAAGCATTAACAATTCTGCTGTCAGATTTAGCCCCAGGAACGGAAACTCGAGTGGTTCTGAAATTAAGTCTGTATTTGACTCTCCTGAGATTGAATCTGGAACTCTGAATTCCTGTTTCTGAAGAGAGTCTCTCTCAGACTCATTGTTCTGGCATCGCATGCATAGTGCTGCATCTTTGGACAGTCACTGAGCTCTGCAAGAATGCTGCCTGAGCTCACAATCAGGCTGTGAGAAAACTGTGAGAAAGCTTCATCATTCATCTCTCAGGGTAATTCTGATGGCCAGagacagcaaaattaaattcaacAAACTGCTGCAATGTAATGGAGACTTTTGTGGAGCCCACACTCCCAAAACGCAACTCACGCTGATGCCTCGTGGATTTCTGTGCCATCATAGACACCACAGCCAGACAGGAcctgcagggagaaaataacAGAGCATTGCAGGTGACACAAAACTCTCCACAGGATCTTTCACAAagtaagatttaaaaaaatagttaacaaacaatttaaaagcaaGCTCTTACAATGCCAGTGAACACCATGCTATTAGCACTGGTGTCACCACTTGACACACAGAAGAAATGGCATTTCCTATTTATAGCAACCCATCACAGGGCTCAGAAATAACCACTATTTATTTCCTGGCTGATACATTTATACCACAGTTAATAACCTGATATGTTACCCTTAGGAATGCTTTTATTGAGCACACAGTGGGTTGTTCTGAGTGTCATTCAtctctctgctgcagtgtcCACATCCATGTGAAACACTTCCTCATCCAGGTGCACATCCATCAGAAGAGGAACAGAAATGCACTCTGAGGTGGCACCTAAAATAAACTACTTTACCTGCTGCTATATTTTACCTCAGCATCTGCATCAGAGATCAACAGCTAGATCACCTTTATTGCAGTAATACAGTTATGCCATATTAGCCATACTTCTCTTTAACTCTGTGGAAATAAtacttttaatttgtttataCACACTGGAGaacaaaaaagcacaaagcagtCAGCTACCCTTGTGTGGGTGGAGAATCTAATAAAGTAGAAagataaaaaacttttttttttcctaaaagccATTGTaagactgaaacaaaacaaaaaacgTCCAAAGGTTTATCTAGATCCTGAAAGTACATAGGTGAActtttttggggctttttgtttggctgtttgttctgaaaggaaaaaaatcctgttagcaagtcaatttttttttttactttaatctTTTCCATTCTAGTTTTCCctcaggttttttgttttgagagtTTTAAACATAGACACATGAACAGAAACTCACAACTGAAAAAGTCTTATCTAGTAATGTCAGACTTTAAGGGACTTTCCACTCACAATACCAGGTGTCTGCTATCCTGGGCAGCACTTCACCAAATATCACCATCACTTCACCAAATGTGCAAGTTATATGAATGTTCTTCTGTCCATGTTAATCCTATTCTGATATTTAAGAGCTGCCTTTTGCTTTGTAACTTTTTGTCTTATCTTTCATTTAGCATAGACTGAATAAAGAGACAAACAACTGTGCTAGGGTTATGCTCTGTGAGCAACACTTCtaacatttttctgaaactCAGTGAAACCAAAATACTGTAACATCATTATTGCAAACTCTTCTAAATATAAACTCTTCTGTTATTTCAGTACCTGCTTGATAATAGATCTGTCTTTTACCACAGTCAAAAATTTACATCACTAATGTCAAAAATCAAAATTCCTTTCCTAGCTCTATCTTAAAAAGCTGTGACTTGCTAAAATGACAGCATTCCTGTTATTTTTTAGCCATTTGGACCAGCATTCTGCACTTTCCCAAAACAATTCTGCCCCAGATTTCTTTATGCAGGTAGTGCCTTCTTCCTTTATGTTTAATGCTGTCTAGACTATGCTTGAGCTTCAGACTGTCCACTGAGTTCCAAAACTGTTATCCATTTGTGACACCATCTACagcctgtatttttctttagcaATCTGTAGCCACCTCCttgctttttcctgtgtttgtaaAATGTTTTACCCCCTTCCTGACAAATAGCATAACTCAGTTTAAATATATTCACTGCCAGTACCTCACCCAGTAACACCATAAACTATTTCAAGTCAAATCCTCCTGGGTTCCTCAGTACAAAggagacatggagctcctggagtgggtTCAGTGGAGGGCAGTGAGGATGAGTGTGGAATCTCTcttacaaggaaaggctgagggagctgttcAGCTTCAAGACGAGAGGACTGAGATTTCATTAATGTGTACAAATATCTAAATGGGGGGAGACAGAggatggaccaggctctgcttggAGGTGCCAAGCAATGGGACAAGAGGAATGGGCATAAACTAATGCAAAGGAAGTTCtacctgaa
Proteins encoded:
- the GATD3 gene encoding glutamine amidotransferase-like class 1 domain-containing protein 3, mitochondrial, producing MLTSRGPALCTALRRAAPGGLASFHSSARRCRAARVAVVLSGCGVYDGTEIHEASAVLVHLSRGGAEVQMYAPDVPQMHVIDHSKGQPAEAESRNVLVESARIARGKISSLAKLTTAEHDAVIFPGGFGAAKNLSTFAVDGKDCKVNREVERVLKDFHKAGKPIGLCCISPVLAAKVLSGAEVTVGHEEEEGGKWPYAGTAGAIKELGAKHCVKDVTEAHVDTKNKVVTTPAFMCETALHHIFDGIGAMVKNVLKLTGK